A single window of Paenibacillus sp. FSL H8-0537 DNA harbors:
- a CDS encoding PRD domain-containing protein produces MVIKQVINNNIAISIDSQGDEVILIGKGLAFGKKKGDAIDHQKIEKRFYLEDKGLYAKFKKLLQEVSIEEINVSDDIISLAKRRLKKNLNESIYISLPDHISLAVTRTRDGLNVKNGLLWEIKKIYHEEFVVAKEAVQMINEKFKVELGEDEAGFIAFHFVNAQLNNGMNTVAKITQFVTEILSIITYQLKSTVDEETLTGFRFLMHLKFFANRIFSQDAHEDREDLFIYELVKERYTRAFEISQKVQQFINKQYSYEVSNMEVTYLTIHIQRLLDRKTE; encoded by the coding sequence ATGGTAATAAAACAAGTTATTAATAATAATATTGCCATTAGTATCGATTCCCAAGGGGATGAAGTCATACTGATAGGGAAGGGTTTAGCATTTGGTAAGAAAAAAGGAGATGCCATTGATCATCAAAAAATTGAAAAGCGCTTTTATTTAGAGGATAAGGGCTTATATGCTAAGTTCAAAAAACTGTTGCAAGAAGTTTCAATTGAAGAGATAAATGTATCGGATGACATAATCAGTTTAGCAAAAAGAAGGCTTAAAAAAAACTTAAACGAAAGCATTTATATCTCATTGCCTGATCATATTAGTTTAGCGGTTACACGAACAAGAGATGGACTGAATGTGAAAAATGGATTACTGTGGGAGATAAAAAAAATCTATCATGAAGAATTTGTAGTCGCTAAAGAAGCTGTGCAAATGATTAATGAGAAGTTTAAAGTTGAGCTTGGAGAAGATGAGGCGGGATTTATAGCTTTTCATTTTGTCAATGCTCAGTTAAATAATGGCATGAATACCGTTGCGAAAATTACTCAGTTTGTAACAGAAATACTTAGTATCATTACGTATCAGCTCAAGAGTACAGTCGATGAAGAAACTTTAACGGGATTTCGATTTTTAATGCATTTAAAGTTTTTTGCGAATCGGATCTTTTCTCAAGATGCACATGAGGATAGAGAAGATCTATTTATATACGAGTTAGTAAAAGAAAGATACACGCGAGCTTTCGAAATTTCGCAAAAGGTACAGCAGTTCATAAACAAGCAATATTCCTATGAAGTGTCTAATATGGAGGTTACCTATTTAACTATCCACATTCAACGTTTGTTAGATAGGAAAACTGAATAA
- a CDS encoding beta-glucoside-specific PTS transporter subunit IIABC, whose amino-acid sequence MNNTELGEKIVNLVGGEKNIDSLVHCATRLRFRLKDNKKADKESLSKIPDVLTVVEKGGQLQVVVGNKVGKVFTEIMNHHKITSDDNGDKNGKKEGIMAKAFDYISGVFSPLIPALAGAGMIKAVLAILTFFEWIDVKGSTYALLNAASSGLFYFLPIFVGILAAKKLGANHYVGGVVAAGLLDPKFTALSEFTGDTTFMGIPLIIANYSSTVFPILMAMVVYAPLEKWLKRVTPDTIQLFFVSMIGIIVMVPLTALVFGPFGSYISTGIGNFVTFMLDISPIITGILIASAWPFIVIFGVHWGIFPIILDNMSNGGDMIKPITAAAVFAQMGIAFGIFLRSRKNKEQASFTFAATMSGLLAGVTEPILYGLILRYKRLIPLMLISGAIGGAMIAIFGVKISTFVFNSIFTIPNYTPTVGYVIGIGSAFISATLLAFIFGLDGRKKETTKETNEDGNDHQVQVEIPATDAKRMDILSPLKGKVIPLENVDDPVFSSAAMGKGIGIEPTEGIVYSPFDGKVVDLFRTKHAIGLVSDDGVEILIHIGINTVKLKGKHFEAHVESGAVVKKGEKLVTFDIQGIKDDGFQTTTPIIITNTNDFLDVLPVSFKQVTEGEQILTVLK is encoded by the coding sequence ATGAATAATACAGAATTGGGTGAAAAGATCGTTAATCTGGTAGGTGGGGAGAAAAATATTGATTCTCTTGTACACTGTGCCACACGTTTGAGATTTAGGCTTAAAGATAATAAAAAGGCAGATAAGGAGTCATTGTCAAAAATTCCGGATGTATTAACTGTTGTAGAAAAAGGTGGACAGCTTCAGGTTGTTGTTGGGAATAAGGTTGGAAAAGTTTTTACTGAAATTATGAATCACCATAAAATTACTTCGGATGATAATGGCGATAAGAATGGAAAAAAAGAAGGCATTATGGCTAAGGCATTTGATTATATTTCAGGTGTTTTTTCACCGCTGATTCCAGCACTGGCTGGTGCGGGTATGATAAAAGCTGTACTTGCCATATTAACTTTCTTTGAATGGATTGATGTAAAAGGATCTACTTATGCATTGTTAAATGCAGCATCTAGTGGCCTATTTTATTTCCTGCCGATTTTTGTGGGTATACTTGCCGCGAAAAAGTTGGGTGCAAATCATTATGTTGGTGGTGTCGTTGCAGCGGGGTTATTAGATCCTAAATTCACCGCCTTATCTGAGTTTACAGGCGACACGACCTTTATGGGTATTCCATTAATTATCGCCAATTACTCATCAACTGTATTTCCGATTTTGATGGCGATGGTCGTTTATGCTCCTTTGGAAAAATGGTTAAAACGAGTGACACCAGACACCATCCAATTATTTTTTGTATCGATGATAGGTATTATTGTTATGGTTCCACTTACCGCACTTGTATTCGGACCATTCGGAAGCTACATTAGTACAGGTATTGGAAACTTCGTTACCTTTATGTTAGATATTTCTCCTATTATAACCGGTATTTTGATCGCATCCGCTTGGCCATTTATTGTTATATTCGGCGTCCATTGGGGCATCTTCCCGATCATCCTTGACAACATGTCGAATGGCGGGGACATGATTAAGCCGATTACTGCGGCTGCTGTTTTTGCACAAATGGGTATTGCATTCGGAATATTCCTTCGTTCAAGAAAAAATAAAGAACAGGCTTCTTTTACTTTTGCAGCAACGATGTCAGGACTTTTGGCCGGTGTAACCGAGCCCATCCTGTATGGCTTGATTCTACGCTATAAAAGATTGATTCCACTTATGCTTATTTCAGGTGCTATCGGTGGTGCTATGATTGCCATATTCGGTGTAAAGATTTCTACATTCGTATTTAACAGTATATTTACGATACCGAACTACACCCCTACCGTAGGATATGTAATTGGAATTGGATCGGCCTTTATTTCAGCAACTTTGTTAGCATTCATATTTGGATTAGACGGTAGAAAAAAAGAAACAACAAAAGAAACAAATGAAGATGGAAATGATCATCAAGTTCAAGTTGAAATTCCAGCTACAGATGCTAAAAGAATGGATATTCTTTCACCATTGAAAGGTAAAGTCATTCCGCTGGAAAATGTAGATGACCCGGTATTTTCAAGTGCTGCAATGGGTAAAGGTATCGGCATTGAGCCTACCGAAGGAATTGTTTATTCTCCATTTGACGGAAAGGTCGTTGATTTATTTCGAACTAAGCATGCAATCGGTTTAGTGAGTGATGATGGTGTTGAAATATTAATTCATATTGGTATTAACACTGTTAAGCTAAAAGGGAAGCATTTTGAAGCACATGTCGAATCAGGTGCAGTGGTGAAAAAAGGTGAAAAATTAGTTACTTTTGATATTCAAGGTATTAAGGATGATGGGTTTCAAACAACAACACCTATTATCATTACAAATACAAATGACTTCCTGGATGTTTTACCTGTGAGCTTTAAGCAGGTAACCGAAGGGGAACAGATACTGACTGTTTTAAAGTAG
- a CDS encoding family 1 glycosylhydrolase: protein MEEIELNIYKTFPSDFLWGGAIAANQTEGAHLEDGKGLSIVDLMPNGLLAGIKEDSTDLNLYHEGIGLYHHYKEDVAMFAEMGFKVFRTSIAWSRIFSNGDEMSPNEKGLEFYDNFFDELLKHGIEPVVTLSHFETPWHLVKEYGGWKNRKMIDFYIRYCETVFNRYKGKVKYWMGFNEINNIYTSPTAAGGILVEEDENCLQAIYQASHNCFVASALATKLCHEIIPGSKMGAMLALSAVYPNTCHPDDVFDTYEVRRRSLFFGDVLLRGAYPTYIHRIWDENDVHVEMEDTDLDLIRTYPSDYLGFSYYRSTTHKAGTRILGHTGGIAGTPNPYLDATPWGWQIDSKGLRYVCNELYDRYQKPLFIVENGLGTNDELKNGEINDDYRIDYVRSHIEEMKEAVIDGVELMGYTYWGPIDIVSAGTGELKKRYGFIYVDRNNDGTGTFKRMKKKSFDWYKKVIETNGEDLK from the coding sequence ATGGAGGAAATCGAATTGAATATATATAAAACTTTTCCAAGCGACTTCTTATGGGGTGGGGCAATTGCTGCCAATCAGACAGAAGGTGCTCATTTAGAGGATGGTAAAGGGTTATCCATTGTTGATTTAATGCCAAATGGGCTTCTGGCAGGCATTAAAGAGGATAGCACCGATTTGAACCTTTATCATGAAGGCATTGGTTTGTATCATCATTACAAAGAAGATGTGGCCATGTTTGCAGAAATGGGCTTTAAGGTATTCCGCACATCCATTGCTTGGAGCCGAATCTTTTCAAATGGAGACGAAATGAGTCCTAATGAAAAAGGGCTGGAGTTCTACGACAATTTTTTCGATGAATTACTAAAGCATGGAATTGAGCCTGTTGTGACACTTTCTCATTTTGAAACACCGTGGCATTTAGTGAAGGAATACGGCGGTTGGAAAAATCGCAAGATGATTGATTTTTATATCCGTTATTGTGAAACAGTCTTTAATCGGTATAAGGGCAAAGTGAAATATTGGATGGGTTTTAATGAAATTAATAATATTTATACAAGTCCAACAGCCGCAGGAGGCATTCTTGTTGAAGAAGATGAGAACTGTCTGCAAGCAATCTATCAGGCAAGTCACAATTGTTTTGTAGCAAGCGCATTAGCAACAAAATTATGTCATGAAATTATACCTGGTTCTAAAATGGGTGCAATGTTGGCACTTAGTGCGGTATATCCGAATACATGTCATCCAGACGATGTTTTTGACACCTATGAAGTTAGGAGACGCTCATTATTCTTTGGCGATGTTCTGCTTCGAGGCGCATACCCAACCTATATTCATCGTATTTGGGATGAAAATGATGTACATGTGGAGATGGAAGATACGGATTTGGATTTGATTAGAACGTATCCTTCGGATTATTTAGGTTTTAGTTACTATCGTTCTACTACGCATAAAGCAGGAACGCGAATTTTGGGGCATACAGGTGGAATTGCTGGCACACCTAATCCTTACTTGGATGCTACCCCTTGGGGCTGGCAGATTGACTCAAAAGGCCTTCGTTATGTATGCAATGAATTATACGACCGTTATCAAAAGCCGCTTTTCATAGTAGAAAATGGACTGGGAACGAATGACGAGTTGAAAAACGGAGAAATTAATGATGATTATCGAATTGATTACGTAAGGTCTCATATCGAGGAAATGAAAGAAGCAGTGATTGATGGCGTTGAACTAATGGGTTACACCTATTGGGGGCCCATTGATATTGTGAGCGCGGGAACTGGCGAATTGAAGAAAAGGTATGGATTTATTTATGTTGATCGGAATAATGACGGAACCGGAACATTTAAAAGGATGAAAAAGAAAAGCTTTGATTGGTATAAAAAAGTGATTGAAACAAACGGCGAAGATTTGAAGTAA
- a CDS encoding HPr family phosphocarrier protein, which translates to MQKTYRIIDEDGIHARPATALVNIATKFSGVEIFAEANGKKVTLKSILGVLSLGLDTGDTLTLIAEGNEENEALIALHDAMIKEGLGELHE; encoded by the coding sequence ATGCAAAAAACATACAGAATTATTGATGAAGACGGAATTCACGCTCGTCCAGCAACTGCTTTGGTCAATATAGCTACTAAGTTTAGTGGTGTTGAAATATTTGCCGAGGCTAATGGCAAAAAAGTAACCCTTAAGTCGATTTTGGGTGTTCTGTCTCTAGGTCTCGATACTGGGGATACGTTGACTCTGATTGCGGAAGGCAACGAAGAGAATGAAGCGTTAATCGCTCTTCATGACGCTATGATTAAAGAAGGGTTGGGAGAACTTCATGAGTAA
- the ptsP gene encoding phosphoenolpyruvate--protein phosphotransferase, producing MSKHAGIAASAGIAIARAFILEHPDYTITNKSISDVGAEIAKLESALEKSRGELQRIKERTLSELGEKKAGIFESHLLILADPELIGPVTDKIREEFVNADYALNEVASHFIKMFENMKSAYLQERAADMRDVTKRVMNHLLGITYVSPAEISEEVIVIAEDLTPSDTAQLNRKYVKGFATNIGGRTSHSAIMARSLEIPAVVGTKNILSLVKAGDLIIVDGLSGDVLVNPTEAEVAEYTSKQEAYDQQIVEWKKLRDEATVSADGKHVELAANIGTPNDVNGVIENGGEGVGLYRTEFLYMGRDKLPSEEVQYNSYRMVLESMNGQPVVVRTLDIGGDKELPYLELPKEMNPFLGFRAIRLCLDRKDVFRTQLRALLRASVHGDLRIMFPMIATLGEFRAARAMLLEEKAKLIEEGKEVSDNMQLGIMVEIPSTAVLADQFAKEVDFFSIGTNDLIQYTMAADRMNEQVSYLYQPYNPAILRLIKTVIDAAHAEGKWVGMCGEMAGEPMAIPLLLGLGLDEFSMSATSILPARSQIAKLSTIEMKKLAAEALQLGTAEEVAALVLEAIN from the coding sequence ATGAGTAAACATGCAGGAATCGCTGCTTCGGCAGGTATTGCAATAGCTCGTGCATTTATCCTGGAACATCCGGATTACACCATTACAAATAAGAGCATCAGCGATGTTGGGGCTGAGATTGCCAAGCTGGAGAGCGCCCTGGAAAAATCTAGGGGAGAGCTGCAACGTATTAAAGAGCGTACCCTGAGCGAACTAGGGGAAAAGAAAGCGGGGATTTTTGAATCTCATCTGCTTATTCTGGCTGATCCTGAGCTGATTGGTCCTGTGACAGACAAAATCCGAGAGGAATTCGTCAACGCAGATTACGCTCTTAATGAAGTGGCTAGCCACTTCATTAAGATGTTCGAAAATATGAAAAGTGCCTACCTGCAGGAACGCGCAGCTGATATGCGTGATGTGACCAAGCGCGTGATGAACCATCTGCTGGGGATCACTTATGTAAGTCCTGCGGAAATTAGCGAAGAGGTTATTGTGATCGCGGAGGACTTGACGCCATCCGACACGGCGCAGCTTAACCGCAAATACGTGAAAGGCTTTGCAACAAATATTGGTGGACGCACCTCTCACTCCGCTATTATGGCGCGTTCTTTGGAAATTCCTGCGGTTGTTGGTACGAAAAATATTTTGTCATTGGTTAAGGCAGGGGATTTGATTATCGTTGACGGTCTAAGCGGTGATGTGTTGGTTAACCCTACTGAGGCTGAGGTGGCAGAATATACGAGCAAGCAGGAAGCATATGATCAACAGATAGTCGAGTGGAAGAAGCTTCGTGATGAGGCCACGGTTTCGGCTGATGGGAAACATGTTGAGCTTGCAGCCAATATTGGTACGCCAAATGACGTGAACGGTGTAATCGAGAATGGAGGAGAGGGCGTTGGTCTGTACCGCACCGAGTTTCTGTACATGGGCCGGGACAAGCTGCCTTCCGAGGAAGTTCAGTACAATTCCTACCGGATGGTGCTTGAAAGCATGAACGGACAACCCGTTGTCGTGCGTACGCTGGATATTGGCGGTGATAAAGAGCTTCCTTATCTGGAGCTTCCGAAGGAAATGAATCCGTTTCTCGGCTTCCGTGCGATTCGCCTTTGTCTGGACCGGAAGGATGTGTTTCGCACACAGCTGCGTGCCTTGCTAAGAGCAAGTGTTCATGGTGATCTGCGAATTATGTTTCCGATGATTGCCACCCTTGGCGAATTCCGTGCCGCCCGGGCGATGCTGCTTGAAGAGAAGGCTAAGCTAATCGAAGAAGGCAAGGAGGTATCGGACAACATGCAGTTGGGTATTATGGTGGAGATACCTTCTACTGCTGTGCTAGCTGACCAATTCGCCAAAGAAGTTGATTTTTTTAGCATCGGGACGAACGATCTTATTCAGTATACGATGGCCGCTGATCGCATGAATGAACAGGTTTCTTATCTGTACCAGCCGTACAATCCGGCCATTCTACGTCTAATCAAAACGGTGATCGACGCTGCACATGCTGAAGGGAAGTGGGTTGGCATGTGCGGGGAAATGGCGGGGGAACCTATGGCGATTCCTTTGCTACTGGGCCTAGGTCTGGATGAATTCAGCATGAGCGCTACTTCCATTCTGCCTGCACGCAGCCAGATTGCGAAGTTATCCACTATCGAAATGAAGAAGTTAGCAGCTGAGGCTTTACAGCTTGGCACAGCAGAGGAAGTTGCAGCGCTTGTCCTAGAAGCTATTAATTAA